CGTCCCGGCTCGCTGCCTTATGAGCGCGTCACGATGCGCTGGTCGAACGCGATGTCGTATGACGACTCGACCGGGCGCGCCGAGTTCGCCGGCGATGCCCTGCTGCGCGCCGACGCCGGCGCGCACCTGCGCGACACGGCCCGCGCCGAGCGCATCGTCGCGATCCTCGCGCCAGGAACCCCCGGGGACAACTACCGGCGCCTCGCGAGCGCGACGCTCTACAGCGCGATGTACGAGGGCGTCAGCGACTCCCCGGCGGAGATCGAATCCCGGCGCTACGACACCGGCGCGACCGGAGCAGGCGCGCTGTCCCAGCTCGTCTACCTCTCGGGCGAGGAGATCCGCGTTGACGGCGTCGCGGAGACGCTGCTCGTGCCCGGCGCTGGACGACTGCTCGTCGAGGACCGGCGCGCCTCGGGGCAAACCTCAGCCGCCACCCCCGGAACCCCCATCGCCGGCTCGTCGTCGCGCGGCACGACGCTGTTCGAGTGGGACGGCTCGCTTCGCGCGCAGCGGGCTGCTGGCGACGCGACGATCGATCGCAACGTGCGCGTTCGACACCTTCCGCTCAACGACGCGCACACGGTCGAGCTCGAATGCGAGCGCCTCGTCGCGATCGCGCGAGAGCAGAGCCCCGGCGCCGGCGTCGAGGACGGACGCCTGACGGTCGATCGGATCGAGGCGTCGGGCGCCGTCTACGCGAAGAACCGGCGGAAGCAGATGCTCGCCGACCGGCTGATCTTCGATCCGGTCCGGAACATCCTCGAGGCCCACCCGGCGCTGAACAACGTCATCACGCTGTTCGATCCGTCGGCCGGCGCCCCCCTGATCGCGCGTGACCCTGTGTTCTGGGACATCGCCAACGACCGCGTGCGCGCCAGCGGCCTCGAGACGATCTCGACCCCACGCTGAGCGGGCGTCGTTCGGGAGGTGAATCGGCGGGCCGGAACGGGGCGAACGACCTAGGATCAACCGCACCGCAGGGCGTCGCCGCCCGCCAATCGAGGACCGAGATGCGAACGCTGGTCGCGATCCCCACCTACAACGAAGAGAAGCATGTCGAGCGTGTGCTCACCGAGGTGCTTAAGCACGCGGAGCATGTGCTGGTCGTCGACGACGGGTCGACGGATTCGACGCCGTGCCTTCTCCCCCGATTCCCCGTCGAGGTCATCCGCCACGCGCACAACCGCGGGTACGGGCGTTCGCTCCAGGACGCGTTCCGCTGGGCTGTCGTCGACGGATACGACTGGGTCATCACGATGGACTGCGACCAGCAGCACGAACCGGCCGCGATCCCGCGCTTCGTCGAAGCGATCCTCGAAGACGACGCCGACATGATCAGCGGGTCTCGCTACCTGCAGCGGATGGAGGGCGACGACGACCCCCCGGCGCAGCGCCGCGTGATCAACGCCGAAATCACCCGGGAGTTGAACGAGCGCCTCGGGTACAACATCACCGACGCGTTCTGCGGGTTCAAGGCCTATCGCGTCAGCACCCTCGCGAAGTTCAAGCTCGATGTCGACGGCTACGCGATGCCCCTGCAGTTCTGGGTGCAGGCGGCGGCGAACAAGCTGCGCGTGCGCGAGATCCCGGTCCGGCTCATCTATAACG
This Phycisphaeraceae bacterium DNA region includes the following protein-coding sequences:
- a CDS encoding glycosyltransferase family 2 protein, with translation MRTLVAIPTYNEEKHVERVLTEVLKHAEHVLVVDDGSTDSTPCLLPRFPVEVIRHAHNRGYGRSLQDAFRWAVVDGYDWVITMDCDQQHEPAAIPRFVEAILEDDADMISGSRYLQRMEGDDDPPAQRRVINAEITRELNERLGYNITDAFCGFKAYRVSTLAKFKLDVDGYAMPLQFWVQAAANKLRVREIPVRLIYNDPNRTFGGPLDDPATRIAHYRSVLHCELEKFAHMLPTAALSGVSSGCNGA